The following DNA comes from Astatotilapia calliptera chromosome 6, fAstCal1.2, whole genome shotgun sequence.
aataaagtagaacAGTCTTTAAAGGCTTGAAAGTTCATGCTCATACCGTAAGAGACTTGTTACTCACGGGTACACGTGCCCCTAAAGCATGCCTGATTTATGCTCTGTTTTGCGCTAGATGGCTTTAGAATTTGCTTTAGAATTACAAAGAGACAGTGTGAGAAATGCTTTCTGAAAAAATGTCTCACTCTTCGAACGTAGAGAGTTTGAATGTTtgagtttggggttttttttttctacttattACTGCATTTCAAATGTACAGCAAAATGATTGAATTATTGAAAGCTTGTCTTAGTGGTTTCTCTGGGAGACCTCTCAGGCTTAAGTGTTACTGCTGAAATCTGTGATATAACTAACTGTGCAATATTGTTGCCCCCCAGGGAAGAATATTGTTCATCAGATTACAGTGACGCTAGAAGAGCTTTATAATGGAGCAACAAGAAAACTTGCTGTCCCAAAGAATACCATTTGTGACAGATGTGAAGGTATGTTTCTCTTAAAAAGTTGCTTAGATGTTAGTGAGATGTGCGTCACATCAGTCTGGTGCAAGTTATCTAACCAAACTGTTTCTCCTGCATTATTCATTTGGCAGGTCGTGGAGGTCGTAAAGGAGCGGTACAGGTGTGCATGTCTTGTCATGGCACAGGGATGCAAGTCCGCGTACACCAGTTACTTCCAGGTATGGTACAGCAGATGTCCACAGTGTGCCACAGCTGCCAAGGACAAGGAAAAAGAATCAGCCAAAAGGACCGCTGCAAAGCATGCGGAGGCCGGAAGATCCTACGACAGAAGAAGATCTTGGAGGTCCACATTGACAAAGGTGAGAgaaatgtaaaacttttttttttgcgtcTGTTTGTGTGCAAACAAGGAAAACGGTAAACCTGTACATATGTTACCCGGTGACATTTACACAGGAATGAGAGATGGCCAGAAAATTGTTTTACATGGAGAGGGAGACCAGGAGCCGGGACTCGAGCCAGGCGACATCATCATTGTTTTAGATCAGCGAGACCATGCACAATTCACCAGGTAAAAAGAAGCTGCTCTTAagtgtctttttgttgttttgaatgTTAACTAGGATGATAAACCAAGGTTGGTGCTTTACCATCACCCTctcatccttttgtgcaataaaaataaaattaatttccaTGTCCATGCTGTAGGCTGACGTTtgactttctttttgcttttctttttgtttgtttttttgtttttttttggtcttcatTTTTGTCTAACTAGGAAAGGAGAGGACCTCATCATGTCCATGGAGTTGCAGCTGGTTGAGGCTTTATGTGGTTTCAAGAACCCCATTCAGACACTGGACAACAGAACTCTCCTCATCACATCACATCCAGGTAAATCAAAGTGGGAAATGCTTTTTGGGAGTTACTTTGATTGGCAACCAGATTGGTGTATGAAAATATTCTTATGTATAATGAGGTAGCATCAGCAGGCTCAggtccatttttgttttttgttttttttattgttctgctTTAGAGGATATGAATGTATTATTGAAAAATGCATCCAATGAATAACACATATTGAATTTAGAAACTGTCATAgcgctttttaaaataattccaGGTGATTGATGTTTGAAAGATTTCTCTGTGAGATGTGAACCGTGTTTTAGATGTGTTGTGTCATTGTGATGTCCTCCTTTTCCAGAAcagttaaaatcattttttttgaaaaatatgaataaacagtgatgattttatttttttttgtttagattGACTTAATGGGCCTAATGTTATTGTCAGCCAAGCAAGCCACATTTGGTGTGGCTTGTACTTCACAGTGAAACTAGGCCACCTTGTCAAGACCACTGGACCTCTACCGTACAGTAGTTAAAATAAACTACAAACTCATTCTTACTCAGttaatttattttgatgttgtatatatttgttttttaaattacaggGGAGTTGATCAGGCCTGGCGACACTAAGTGTGTCCTGAATGAAGGGATGCCCACGTATCGCAGGCCGTTTGAGAAGGGGCGTCTCATTATTC
Coding sequences within:
- the dnaja1 gene encoding dnaJ homolog subfamily A member 1; the protein is MVKETGFYDTLGVPPSATPDELKKAYRKLALKYHPDKNPTEGEKFKQISQAYEILSDPKKREIYDRGGEKAIKEGGTGGGGGGGFASPMDIFDLFFGGGSRMHRERKGKNIVHQITVTLEELYNGATRKLAVPKNTICDRCEGRGGRKGAVQVCMSCHGTGMQVRVHQLLPGMVQQMSTVCHSCQGQGKRISQKDRCKACGGRKILRQKKILEVHIDKGMRDGQKIVLHGEGDQEPGLEPGDIIIVLDQRDHAQFTRKGEDLIMSMELQLVEALCGFKNPIQTLDNRTLLITSHPGELIRPGDTKCVLNEGMPTYRRPFEKGRLIIHFSVVFPKANFLPEHKLKELERYLPEKMDAEQPDSMDDDLYIYADLEDCDFENRRRYRNECYYMDEDDYATTGGVQCQTS